A single region of the Changchengzhania lutea genome encodes:
- a CDS encoding GNAT family N-acetyltransferase encodes MIDNSYFKNFPELESERLLLRQFVLSDASEVQLIRSNEKVMSYMDTDRHMTVQDSEKFIGDFAFFKIDNKNSRAEIGYTLMPEFWGKGLMREAMNLIFNFGFNRLNLHSLEANINPENESSRSILKKFGFVKEAYFRENYFYNGVYLDSEIYSLLKTDFNTNNIKE; translated from the coding sequence ATGATTGATAACAGCTACTTCAAGAACTTCCCAGAGCTAGAAAGTGAACGACTTCTTCTTAGACAGTTCGTATTGTCTGATGCTTCAGAGGTGCAATTAATTCGTTCTAATGAAAAAGTTATGTCTTATATGGACACGGATAGACATATGACCGTTCAGGATTCTGAAAAATTTATAGGTGACTTTGCATTTTTTAAAATAGATAATAAAAATTCAAGAGCAGAAATAGGTTATACTTTAATGCCAGAATTTTGGGGAAAGGGATTAATGAGAGAAGCCATGAATCTAATATTCAATTTTGGATTTAATCGTTTAAACCTCCATAGTTTAGAAGCTAATATAAACCCTGAAAATGAAAGTTCTAGAAGCATATTGAAGAAATTCGGATTTGTAAAGGAAGCTTATTTTAGAGAAAATTATTTTTATAATGGTGTGTACTTAGACAGTGAAATCTACTCTTTACTTAAAACGGATTTCAATACCAATAATATTAAAGAGTAA